In a genomic window of Paracoccaceae bacterium:
- a CDS encoding substrate-binding domain-containing protein, with translation MKKITVMGVAISAALCTAAYAEELKVGVSWSNFQEERWKTDEAAIKAALNDAGATYMSADAQNSAAKQLTDVEALIAQGADALIILSVDKDAVGPAVDKADAEGIPVVGYDRLIEDDRAFYLTFDNKGVGRIIAQTVVAAQPTGNFAIIKGDKGDPNAGFLLEGMMEVIGEKVDSGEINIVGEVFSDGWKPDNAQKNMEQILTANDNKVDAVLSQNDGMAGGAIAALAAQGLSIPVGGQDGDHAALNRVARGEQTVSVWKNSRALGAAAANIALELAGGTALADVKNAVKWSGGENGVEMNAIFLSPTPITAGNLSQAIDAGHISQEKACAGAMAGVAGC, from the coding sequence ATGAAGAAGATCACAGTTATGGGCGTCGCCATCTCGGCCGCTCTCTGCACAGCCGCATATGCCGAAGAACTGAAAGTCGGCGTAAGCTGGTCCAACTTTCAGGAAGAGCGTTGGAAAACAGACGAAGCGGCGATCAAAGCGGCTTTGAATGATGCGGGCGCCACGTATATGTCCGCTGACGCGCAGAACTCTGCGGCCAAACAATTGACTGACGTTGAAGCACTGATTGCACAGGGCGCAGACGCACTGATCATCCTGTCCGTCGATAAAGACGCCGTTGGTCCTGCTGTGGATAAAGCCGACGCAGAAGGTATCCCGGTTGTGGGGTATGACCGCCTGATCGAAGACGACCGCGCGTTTTACCTGACGTTCGACAACAAAGGCGTTGGCCGTATCATCGCGCAGACCGTGGTTGCAGCCCAGCCAACCGGTAACTTTGCGATCATCAAGGGCGACAAGGGCGATCCAAACGCGGGTTTCCTGCTCGAAGGCATGATGGAAGTCATTGGTGAGAAAGTTGACTCCGGTGAAATTAACATCGTTGGTGAAGTCTTCTCCGACGGCTGGAAACCTGACAACGCTCAGAAGAACATGGAACAGATCCTGACGGCAAACGACAATAAGGTCGATGCAGTGCTGTCCCAGAACGATGGCATGGCAGGCGGCGCAATTGCGGCTCTGGCAGCCCAGGGTCTGAGCATTCCGGTGGGCGGACAAGACGGTGACCATGCGGCGCTGAACCGCGTTGCGCGCGGCGAACAGACCGTTTCGGTTTGGAAAAACTCCCGTGCTTTGGGTGCAGCGGCTGCGAACATCGCGTTGGAACTGGCCGGTGGTACAGCCTTGGCGGATGTCAAAAACGCAGTGAAATGGTCCGGTGGCGAGAACGGCGTTGAAATGAACGCAATCTTCCTGTCCCCGACACCGATCACAGCGGGCAACCTGAGCCAGGCCATCGATGCGGGCCATATCTCTCAGGAAAAAGCCTGTGCGGGCGCAATGGCTGGCGTTGCTGGCTGCTGA